The stretch of DNA TAACTGGGCGATTCCTCGAGCCGCTCGGCAACCTCCTGCGGGTTAACCCGATGCCCTTCGGGCTGTTGCGCCATATACAACACGCTTTGCAGGCCCAGCTCGGTGGTTTTGGTCATCAGCATGCGATTTAGCCTAAATGGCAAAATTTGGATATTCAAGATCATATTTATACATTTTTTGCTTGCAACGCGAGCTCAGAGATGCCTAGTGTCGCGGTGTCATGGCGGCGCACTCGCCACAAACGTCCCCACCATCCGTCGTCTCGACGGCGCTCGGCGCGTGCTGCGCACACTGCGGATCGCCCTGCTCCGACGACCGCTATCGCTGCGATGACCTGCTGTTCTGCTGCGCCGGATGTCGCTCCGTCTACCAGATCCTGCAATCCAGCGGGCTCGGCCGATTCTACGCGCTCGAGCATCAACCGGGGATCAGGATCGGTGAGACGCCGCCGCCGGATCGGTTCGCCTTTCTCGATGCAGGAACGCTCCGCGAACAGCTCGCTGATTACGCCGACGAACGCGTCACGCGCGTGACGCTTCGCATTCCAGCTATTCATTGCCTCGCCTGCGTGTGGCTGCTCGAGAACCTGTTTCGACTCGAGCCGGCCATCGGCGCCTCGCGAGTGAATTTCCCGCGCAAAGAGCTGACGTTGTCCTTCGATCACACCCGACTGCCCTTCAGCCGCATGGCGCACCTGCTGGCGTCGCTGGGGTATGAGCCGGACATCAATCTCGGCGCGCTGAGGGAACGAGAGGCCCGCGGCGCCACGCTGCAGCGCAATCTCTGGCTCCGGATTGGCGTGGCGGGCTTTGCGTTTGGAAACATCATGCTGCTGAGTTTTCCCTCGTATCTGGGCCTCAAAGAGGGAGAATCTTTCCGGCCCTTTTTCGGCTGGTTGAGTTTTGGCCTTGCGCTGCCGGTGCTGCTGTTTAGCGCCTCTGAGTTCTGGCGCGGCGCATGGCGCGGTCTGCGCCATCGCATGTTGACGATCGATTTCCCGCTCGCGCTCGGATTGGCCGCGCTCTTTTTGCAAAGCGCTTACGATGTCGCCACCGGCGCCACCGAGGGCTACTTTGATTCCTTCGCGGGGCTCGTGTTCTTTCTGCTGTGCGGCCGATGGTTCCAACAGCGAAGCTACGACTGGCTCTCGTTCGACCGCGATTATAAATCGTATTTCCCGCTCTCCGTCCTACGCGTCGAAAACGGCGCCGCGCGCCCGATCCCGCTGACCGACTTGCGCGTCGGGGATCGCATCCGGGTGCGCAACGGCGAGATCGTGCCGGCGGACGCCCGCCTCGTTCAGGGAATCGCCCGGCTCGACTATTCATTCGTGACCGGTGAATCAGAGCCGGTCGCGCGCGCGCCGGGAGACTTGGTCTACGCCGGCGCGCGCCAGGTTGGCGGCGCGATCGAGTTGGAGACGGTCAAGGAAACTTCAAGAAGCTATCTCGCCTCCCTATGGGATCACGAGGCGTTCCGAAAGACTCGGGATACTTCGCTGCACAACATGACCAACCGCGCCGGGCGCATCTTCACAGTCGCGGTGCTGTTGTTCGCTGCCGCCGCCGGCTTGTGGTGGTGGGTCCATGACCGCGCGAGTGCGCCGCGGGTCTTCGCCTCGATTCTCGTCGTCGCCTGTCCTTGCGCGCTGGCCTTGTCCGCGCCTTTTGCGCTGGGCGCCGCGCTGCGCCTGTTGGCGCGCCATCGAGTGTTTGTGAAAAACACGGACACGATCGAAAATTTGGCGAGGGCGAACACGGTAGTGCTCGATAAAACCGGAACGCTGACTCACGCGCGGCCCCTCGCGCGCTTCATCGGCGCATCGCTCTCTCCCAAGGAACAGCTCGCCGCCCGCTCGGTGGCCGCCTACTCCACACATCCAATCAGCCGCGCGATTGCGGCGGATCTGATGGAGCTCTCGTCGGTGGATGACTTCTCGGAAGTCGAAGGCCGCGGCATTCGCGGCTGCGCGCTCGGCCTCAACATCGTGATCGGGTCCGCCGACTGGCTGGTGGAAAATGACATCCCGCCCTCCGATCTGATCCCGACTGGCGCGGCGGGCCTCGCCGTCAACGGCGTGTACCGCGGATATTTTGCGATCGAAGCCGCGCCGCGGACCGATATTCCGGCACTCGC from Kiritimatiellia bacterium encodes:
- a CDS encoding heavy metal translocating P-type ATPase metal-binding domain-containing protein is translated as MAAHSPQTSPPSVVSTALGACCAHCGSPCSDDRYRCDDLLFCCAGCRSVYQILQSSGLGRFYALEHQPGIRIGETPPPDRFAFLDAGTLREQLADYADERVTRVTLRIPAIHCLACVWLLENLFRLEPAIGASRVNFPRKELTLSFDHTRLPFSRMAHLLASLGYEPDINLGALREREARGATLQRNLWLRIGVAGFAFGNIMLLSFPSYLGLKEGESFRPFFGWLSFGLALPVLLFSASEFWRGAWRGLRHRMLTIDFPLALGLAALFLQSAYDVATGATEGYFDSFAGLVFFLLCGRWFQQRSYDWLSFDRDYKSYFPLSVLRVENGAARPIPLTDLRVGDRIRVRNGEIVPADARLVQGIARLDYSFVTGESEPVARAPGDLVYAGARQVGGAIELETVKETSRSYLASLWDHEAFRKTRDTSLHNMTNRAGRIFTVAVLLFAAAAGLWWWVHDRASAPRVFASILVVACPCALALSAPFALGAALRLLARHRVFVKNTDTIENLARANTVVLDKTGTLTHARPLARFIGASLSPKEQLAARSVAAYSTHPISRAIAADLMELSSVDDFSEVEGRGIRGCALGLNIVIGSADWLVENDIPPSDLIPTGAAGLAVNGVYRGYFAIEAAPRTDIPALARSLARRFRLMLLSGDRDTERLKFAEWLGDAAELRFHQTPTDKLEAIREQQARGARVVMVGDGLNDAGALKQADVGIAVTERASTFSPASDVILEAVNIGRLPDLFTFARRAVGVVYASFVISIAYNIAGLSFAASGRLTPMISAILMPMSSFSVISIALLGTRWVAARSGWGAVREERR